The following DNA comes from Triticum aestivum cultivar Chinese Spring chromosome 3D, IWGSC CS RefSeq v2.1, whole genome shotgun sequence.
TCTAGTGTTAGGAATTAAGAAGCAACTGATGCAACGAACGGGGAACGATTAATAATGGGATCCGTTAAATCACCGTTATGATTTGATTCTGGACAATGCATCGGTTAGTGAGCACACACAAAATGAATCTAGCCAAGTATCACATTCAAAACCATGCTATGTTATACCGTCGTACAAACAGTAAGCCGTGAGGATGACGCATGACAAGGACAGGCATCTTATTTTCGAGAACAAGGACATATATCTTCAATGTATTGAATTATTGATACTTTGCTATGTTATGCCGTAGTACAATGAGATGAAAAGATGCACATATTATGGATGGGGTATGCCTCAAACTAGCAACATTCTAGATTAACTAACAGCAACTCCAACCGAAGCCACTGCAATTCTGGAGGAAATGCATCGAAAACAGACTCCAACATGACCAGGAGGATGTGACAGTAAGACGGCATGGTTAACAGAAATGGAAGTGACAAGACTTGTCAAAAGTAGAGGAAGTATCAGACAGCAGTTTTTTAGCTGCCTAGCAGAAACCTCAGGTTATTTGGTAAGAAAATGAGGACTTGGCACTATTTCTACAATATCAAGTGCTTCCCTCCTTGTCATGCTGGAGCAAAGCCTAGAATAGCAGATTACTATAACTTGTGAATTGAAAGCTAACAAAAAAGTATAATTGTCCTAACATATGAGCAAAGCTCCAGGGAAACTTAGTTTTCAATATTAAAGCTATAACTGAACATTTGCTATGGCAAATTGAAACAAATGTGCATGATTGGATTTGAAGCCTGCAAGGGTAGGTTTTACTCAATTTCTTAAAGCCACGAATTGCTAGTACAAATTACGTTCAAATGCTAGATATCTAAATACAGTACAGGGAATGAACTGTTCCAGAAATTGAATATGTCAGGAGTAGTGCTAAGGGAAGGAGGCCGAGATATACCACTTTCCAGGGTTCATCACTTTTGGAGTGCCAACCGAGCCGTGCCCTGGCCTGAAGCTGCTGCCGAGGCCGACCCAGCAGTGCCCTGGCCGGAGTCTCCAGCCACTGCCGCGCCCTGGCCTGAGCCCGCTGTAGCCGAGCCACCGCCACCTGCAGAAGCTGCGCCATCGCCACCCTCAACCGCGCAATCACCCGTTCCCTCCGCAGCTGCAGCCGCGCCCTGGCCCAAGCCCACCGcagccccgccgtcgccatcggtcACCAACGCTAGATCCACAGCCACGCCAAGGCCTGACCCGTCCGCCGCGCCCTGGCCGTCTTCCGCGGCCGTCTCCATCCGCTGCACCGCCTCCATCCATAGCACTAAGCCGCCGCCGCGCTAGGGTTGGGGAGAGCGTCGGGTTGGGACTCGGTAGAGAAGAGAGAGGCCGGTTCggcctttgtttttcttttttctaatGTTTTTTTTGTGGGGTTCTAATGCTTATTATGAACAGGGGCAATTTCGTCCAACCGCAAAGAACTGACATTGGTCAATGCAGATTTTAACTGTGTCTCCTAACAGAACTGAGGAAGTATTAGAAAGGGCAAAAAAATTACACTTGCTGTTATATAAGGAAGAAATTTCTTTGCAGTGTTAAATAGGGAACCAATATTTAAAACAATGTTATATAAGGAATTTTCTCTTTACCGCCAAACAGACTGGCGGTAGACTGTACAACCTATCGCCCAGGTGCTCGGCGGTGGGCACAAGCACACACTGTGTTTAATACTTAGGAGGATTTTGcggtagggcatgcaaccctaccgccagagaccttggcggtaggctgttataccctaccgccatggaccctggcggtagcaaaagggttaGATTTCGATCTTTTTTCAAATTAGGGTCAGATCTCGAATATGTTtgagaaaagggtcaaaacacgaaatttagccaccACGAGGCGCTATTCATTTTCTGCCTTTGTTTTTTTAAGGGAAAGCCTCGTGGCATTTTATACAAATCGTGGCAAGGTTAGTGCATCTACAACCGCACTTGGCTCTGATCCCTCAAACACTCACTCGTGGACACGTCTGGGCGCATCCACGGACATTGACCGGTCAAGGCTTAATTTTTTCTTCTCATAACCGGACACCTCAATTAGCATACCTCAAGTTCATACAAATTCATGTAATTCCGTAAATGGTGCATTACACACATCATCTGGCTACTACATCACAACATGCTATCGaactatcaaaaattggcatgtttgccTATGGTGGCCCTTGTCCTTCCCGTCGCCATTGCCGTCCTTCTCGCAAAAGTACCGGTTGAAGCGCAGTAGTGATCGAGTCGGATCTGCTCGTCGTCGGAGCTGTctgtgacgcccttgattcaaccgtacactaatcatacacacaaatgtgtacgatcaacattagggactcacgggaagatatcacaacacaactctagacacaaattaaagtaatacaagctttatattacaagccacgggcctcgagggctcgaatacaagtgctcgatcatagacgagtcagcggaagcaacaatatctgagtacggacataagttaaacaagttgccataagatggctagcacaaaccgggatacagatcgaaagaggcgcatgcctcctgcctgggatcctcctaaactactcctggtcgtcggcggccggaacgtagtagtaggcacccttggtgtagtaggggtcgtcgtcgacggtggcgtctggctcctgggctccaacatctggttgcgacaaccgagaagaatgaaaagggggaaaagagggagaaaagcaaccgcgagtactcatccaaagtactcgcaagcaaggatctacactacatatgcatgggtatcagtgtaaaggggcaataacgatggactgaactgcagaatgccagaataagagggggatagctagtcttgtcgaagactacgcttctggcagcctccatcttgcagcatgtagaagagagtagatggtacgTTCACCAAGtaccatcgcatagcataatcccacccgacgatcctctcctcgtcgccctgtgagagagcgatcaccgggttgtatctgacacttgaaagggtgtgttttattaagtatccggctctagttgtcataaggtcgaggtacaactccgggtcgtccttttaccgagagacacgactattcgaatagataaccttccctgcaggggtgcaccacataacccaacacgctcgatctctctggccggacacactttcctgggtcatgcccggcctcggaagatcaacacgtcgcagccccacctaggcacaacagagaggtctgcacgccggtctaaatcctatgcacgcaggggtctgggcccatcacccattgcacacctgcatgttgcgtacgcggccggaagtagacctagcccccttaatacaagcgcaggcttacggtccaatccggcgcgcgccgctcagtcgctgacgtcaagagggcttcggctgataccaagacgtcgagtgcccataaccgtTCTCGTGTacttggttagtgcgtataggccagtggccagactcagatcaaataccaagatctcgttaagcgtgttaattgatgtaaccgcagacgccgactagggccaggcccacctctctcctaggtggtctcaacctgccctgttgctccgccacaaagtaacagtcgggggccgtcgggaacccaggcccaccactacctggatggaaccacctgccccttcagcccccacatcggaatcacttgcgggtactttacgagctgacccgactttagtcaccacatgtatcacatattatgtatataagtacatacccgtgatcacctcccaagtgatcacgacccgatagtatagcatggtagacggacaagaatgtagggccactgatggaatactagcatcctatactaagcatttaggattgcaggtaagggtaacaactgtagcaacaatgacaggctatgcagcagaataggattaactgaaagcagtaacatgctacactactctaatgcaagaagtagagagaaggaataggcgatatcgagttgatcaaggggggggcttgcctggttgctctgcagaTAAAAACGGACCCTCGAtggtgaagtagtcgatcactggttcaaccgcggtctcggggtctactggaaagaagtaacggaggaggaaccaataaataacagagcaatcaaagcatcataaagcataacatggcaatacgcggtgctaggggtgacctaacacagtactaggtgctaccggcgaagggggaaaacatcctggaaagtattcccggtgtttcacgttttcgcaCAGATGGACTGGAGGgaaaaagttgcatgttcgctatgctagggatgtgtggttggcaaacggactacgtattcggattcgtctcgtcattccgagcaactttcgtgtacaaagtattttcatccgagttacggattattttatattaattttaaagatttaatttatttttttggatttattattaattcgaattAAAAACAGAATATACTTTTGTTACATAGTGCTATTCTAGCCAtagtgtatgacagtggggccagtggggctgggttgacccagtcattagttgactggtcaacagatGAATAGGGGATGTGGGGCctacatgtcatggacacaaaatATAATAGGTTATTTTATTTGCCTAATTGAATTAATTAGTGAAGTTGGTCCCACGGTTCAGTGGCTAGTTAGGAGAGGGGTTTACTCCAAACCGGTTTAGCACTAAATAAACCGGTCGGGCCCACGTCGCATAGGGTGAGCCGGTCTCCTCTGGCTGTGCGTATACGCACGCACGAGCACAGCGCCCCGGCGGCCATGGCCAGCCAGGAGGCGAGCACAGCAGGGCCAGGAGGAGGCGCGTAGGCGGGCGCAGCAGTAGGTGTGCGtggaggcggccggcggcgcgggCAGAGGCCAGCGGCGCGCAGCAGGTCGCGGGGTTGCGGCAAGAGCGCCGGCGCGGGGCAGCAGTGCAGCGTGGTGGGGAGTGCTGGGCGGCGGCCCGCGAGGCGAGCAAGGAGGGGAAGCGCGGCCGACAGaggctggcgcggcggcggcgcggccatgTGAGGGTGGGCGTGCACGCGGGGATGCGGCAGGGCGCGCGGACGATGCGGCCAGGCGCGGGTGGATGCGGTGCAGGGCGTGCGCGGGCTGCATCATGCAGCAGCTAGCAGGTAGCAGAGGCAACGACAACAAGGCAATTGAGGCGAGCACAGGCATGCACGGGCGCGGGCAGCTACGAGGGCGCGGCCAGGGAGCAGCAGTGCAGCATCAGGAGCAGCAGTGAGAAGGCAGTAGCAGCGGCGGCTCAAGCACGCACGTACGCGTACGCGGGAGCTCGGATGAGTTCGGGGACGGCGGCTACGGCAACGAATCGAGGCGGGAATAAAGGGGATTTGGGGAAGGAGCTCACAACGAGCTCGTGGTGTCGTCGAGGAAGCCAGAGGAAGTCGAGGTGGACCGGAGGAGCGGAGGAGCGATGCGGTGGCGACGAACGGAGTCGGGTTCCGAGGTCAAAGGCGGCTCGATCCAGCCGATGTAGGTTCTCCGAGCTCGAACGCGTCCCCGTAGTCgaagaggacgacggcggcggtcctcctgggcggcTTGGCTGGCcgtggggaggccggtggccacggcgatgAGGGCAACATGGCGGCGAGGCATCGGGAGGCTTTGGGTTTGAGCAGAGGAGCGAATGGAAGGGGAAGGAGATAGGGTTCTATCCAGGGGGCTCGGGGTCATTCTTATCCTCCGCTAGGAGacggcggggaggcgcgggatgGCCAGCCCGTGGCTAATCCGTTCATGGACGACGCACGGTCGTCCACCGCGGTCTGTGAACAGAGAACGAAGAAGACAGAGGGAAGGAGTTGGGCTGGATGGGGTGGACCGAGGCTGCCGGGCCACTTGGCCATCTGGGCCAAGGCCTAGTGGGGTGGGGGTTTTTgccttttgtttgttttgttttatttttatctttcttttctgtgttcttttatttctttaatagtttTTAGTTTTACAAAAACTAAAACCCACACCTAAAACAGAGTTACAATTCCAACTACCCTCACAAAAAGTTTTACCCCTGAACAGAATAgattagtattttataaaattc
Coding sequences within:
- the LOC123075057 gene encoding uncharacterized protein, coding for MATAGLRWAWARARLQLRRERVIARLRVAMAQLLQVAVARLQRAQARARQWLETPARALLGRPRQQLQARARLGWHSKSDEPWKVCLYLVVISHVAMSFLVLPAVLCRWRTPSSQTPKYYNAGV